A stretch of Candidatus Polarisedimenticolia bacterium DNA encodes these proteins:
- the def gene encoding peptide deformylase translates to MAILPILRFPHEVLATDSGLVREITPDVERLVQDMIETMHAAPGVGLAANQVGVARQIAVVDLSVGEKPEEVLVLINPRILENAGSYIEDEGCLSLPGFTERVTRPDRCVIEAMDLAGKVRTLEGRDLLARAFNHEIDHLHGRLFIEHLSPLKRRLIKRKVQKRMRAGDWDLVPA, encoded by the coding sequence ATGGCGATCCTGCCGATTCTGCGCTTTCCGCACGAGGTGCTGGCGACCGATTCGGGCCTCGTGCGCGAGATCACACCGGACGTCGAGCGCCTCGTCCAGGACATGATCGAAACGATGCATGCCGCCCCGGGGGTCGGACTGGCCGCGAACCAGGTGGGCGTGGCGAGGCAGATCGCCGTCGTCGACCTGAGCGTCGGGGAAAAACCGGAGGAGGTCCTCGTCCTGATCAACCCGCGCATCCTCGAGAACGCCGGGTCCTACATCGAGGACGAGGGTTGCCTGAGTCTCCCGGGGTTCACCGAGAGGGTCACACGCCCCGATCGGTGCGTGATCGAGGCGATGGACCTGGCGGGCAAGGTACGGACGCTGGAAGGTCGGGATCTTCTGGCGCGCGCCTTCAATCACGAAATCGACCACCTGCACGGCCGGCTGTTCATCGAGCACCTGAGTCCACTGAAGCGCCGGCTGATCAAGCGGAAAGTCCAGAAACGGATGCGGGCGGGAGACTGGGACCTCGTCCCGGCCTGA
- the fmt gene encoding methionyl-tRNA formyltransferase, producing MRLVFMGTPDFAIPALRALAQSGHEIATAVTQPDRPRRSRSSPPEPSPVRSEAQALGIPVLAPESVRDPEVVERLRAIGPEAVIVVAYGQILPPEILTIPPRWCINVHASLLPKYRGAAPVAHAILAGDRVTGVTTMKMDRGLDTGDILLQRECPVGLAETAGELTARLAVLGADLLVETLALHERAALEPRKQNPAEATQAPSLKRTDGLIDWGRGAPEIADRVRACHPWPLAYSWLRGEPVNFLRAEVSLEARDDPGARPVPGRVIEAGEALVVQCEGDGRVRILELQFPGRKAMMARDAVNGRLAKVGDIFAQAAPR from the coding sequence ATGCGGCTCGTCTTCATGGGAACGCCCGACTTCGCGATCCCGGCGCTCCGGGCCCTGGCGCAGTCCGGCCATGAGATTGCGACGGCCGTCACGCAGCCGGACCGGCCGAGGCGCAGCCGCTCCTCGCCTCCTGAGCCCTCTCCGGTCCGATCCGAGGCGCAGGCGCTCGGGATTCCGGTCCTGGCGCCCGAGTCGGTGAGGGATCCCGAGGTCGTCGAGCGGCTGCGGGCGATCGGACCGGAGGCTGTGATCGTGGTGGCCTACGGCCAGATCCTCCCGCCCGAAATCCTGACCATCCCCCCGCGTTGGTGCATCAACGTGCATGCGTCGCTCCTCCCGAAATACCGCGGCGCCGCGCCGGTGGCGCACGCCATCCTGGCGGGCGATCGAGTGACCGGCGTGACGACCATGAAGATGGACCGAGGCCTCGACACCGGCGACATCCTGTTGCAGCGCGAATGCCCCGTCGGCCTCGCGGAGACGGCGGGGGAGCTGACCGCGAGGCTGGCCGTCCTCGGAGCGGACCTGCTGGTCGAGACGCTGGCCCTGCACGAGCGCGCGGCGCTCGAGCCACGGAAGCAGAACCCGGCCGAGGCGACGCAGGCTCCCTCCCTGAAGCGCACCGACGGTCTCATCGACTGGGGCCGCGGAGCGCCCGAGATCGCCGACCGGGTGCGCGCCTGCCATCCCTGGCCGCTCGCCTATTCCTGGCTGCGCGGGGAGCCGGTCAATTTCCTGCGCGCCGAGGTGAGCCTCGAGGCCCGGGACGACCCGGGCGCCCGCCCCGTGCCCGGCCGGGTCATCGAGGCGGGCGAGGCGCTCGTGGTCCAGTGTGAGGGGGACGGCCGGGTCCGCATCCTGGAGCTGCAGTTCCCCGGCCGGAAGGCGATGATGGCGCGTGACGCGGTGAACGGCAGGCTCGCGAAGGTCGGTGACATCTTTGCCCAGGCCGCGCCGCGCTGA
- the rsmB gene encoding 16S rRNA (cytosine(967)-C(5))-methyltransferase RsmB → MPRPRRAETARPGGRTGRAAACAILEKVEIGGSSNLLLAEMSGGAERERHLATALVYGVLRQRRALDRLIEKSSQRPLAEIDPPVLIGARVALYQILFLTRVPRAAAVDEAVSMARARRGRGAAAFTNAVLRAACRLIDQGIGAGSLLPDESADPALHLAEKHSFPPFLARRFLARHGRAECEALLGTLNTPAPTVLRVTRRGGRSEAVAARLRDEGIETIPSPGLPGALRVVRGAPQRTTLFRDGLIYVQDEAAQIVSLLLLPVDHPDGVLDLCAAPGGKLLMATESAPPGGRLVACDVSAARLRLLEENVRRLNITGILRVASDATRPALRSTFGSVLLDAPCTGTGIIRRHPEIRWRRNETDVATAARAQDRMLRAAADLVSPGGRLVYSVCSLEPEEGPARIDALLGTRADLSVVDARTILPPALHRLVDSRGFLATLPHRDDMDGFFAAALRRA, encoded by the coding sequence TTGCCCAGGCCGCGCCGCGCTGAGACGGCCCGGCCGGGAGGGCGGACCGGGCGCGCCGCCGCCTGCGCCATCCTCGAGAAGGTCGAGATCGGCGGCAGCAGCAATCTGCTCCTGGCGGAGATGTCCGGTGGGGCGGAGCGCGAGCGCCACCTCGCGACCGCGCTCGTCTACGGCGTGCTGCGACAGAGACGGGCGCTCGATCGGCTGATCGAGAAGTCCTCGCAGCGGCCCCTCGCGGAGATCGATCCGCCGGTCCTCATCGGCGCCCGGGTGGCGCTCTATCAGATCCTGTTCCTGACCCGGGTGCCGCGCGCCGCCGCGGTCGACGAAGCGGTGTCGATGGCGCGGGCGCGGCGCGGGCGCGGCGCCGCGGCGTTCACCAACGCGGTCCTCAGGGCGGCCTGCCGGCTGATCGACCAGGGGATCGGGGCCGGCTCCCTGCTCCCGGACGAGTCGGCCGATCCCGCGCTGCACCTCGCCGAGAAGCACTCGTTCCCGCCGTTCCTGGCGAGGAGATTCCTGGCCCGCCATGGCCGGGCGGAGTGCGAGGCGCTTCTCGGGACGCTGAATACGCCGGCCCCCACCGTCCTCCGCGTGACCCGCCGGGGGGGCCGCAGCGAGGCGGTCGCGGCACGGCTCCGGGACGAGGGGATCGAGACGATCCCCTCGCCGGGCCTGCCGGGGGCGCTGCGGGTCGTCCGCGGGGCGCCGCAGCGCACGACGCTCTTCCGGGACGGGCTGATCTACGTTCAGGACGAGGCGGCCCAGATCGTCTCGCTCCTCCTGCTGCCCGTCGATCATCCGGACGGGGTCCTCGATCTCTGCGCGGCGCCCGGCGGCAAGCTCCTGATGGCGACGGAATCCGCGCCCCCCGGAGGGCGACTCGTCGCCTGCGACGTCTCGGCGGCGAGGCTCCGCCTCCTGGAGGAGAACGTGCGGCGCCTGAACATCACCGGGATCCTGCGCGTGGCCTCGGACGCGACGCGGCCGGCGCTCCGATCGACGTTCGGCTCCGTGCTCCTGGACGCCCCCTGCACCGGCACCGGAATCATCAGGCGCCACCCGGAGATCCGCTGGCGGCGGAATGAGACGGACGTCGCGACGGCGGCCCGCGCGCAGGACCGGATGCTCCGGGCCGCGGCCGACCTCGTGTCGCCCGGCGGCCGCCTGGTCTACTCGGTCTGCAGCCTCGAGCCGGAGGAGGGCCCCGCGCGCATCGACGCCCTGCTCGGGACACGTGCCGACCTGAGCGTCGTCGATGCCCGGACGATCCTCCCTCCCGCCCTGCATCGGCTGGTGGACAGCCGGGGGTTCCTGGCCACTCTCCCGCATCGCGACGACATGGACGGCTTCTTCGCGGCCGCCCTCCGGCGGGCCTGA
- a CDS encoding PASTA domain-containing protein: MGDAQPLCYHADRSACWRAEARIFKTIQANQLRRYALVIAWVAVVAGLLVAIVAFSAYYTVRHSVVGRDVQVPDLSGLTSEEASALLAEKGLVFEEAAGRNDEHVEIGRVLAQDPPPGASIKPERKVKVIVSLGDKVSSIPELRGGAARKAQITLQQQGMKLGDQIYVHSARAEENMVIGQDPLPEGAGLRDARVTLLVSSGVAPRTYMMPRLAGRGENEAVAFLSRAGLRVAPMKRQAGTDAPPGTIVAQDPDSGYPVRSGDLVTLTVAGGGPGGG; the protein is encoded by the coding sequence TTGGGCGATGCGCAACCGCTGTGCTACCATGCCGATCGCTCAGCCTGCTGGCGCGCGGAGGCCCGCATCTTCAAGACTATCCAGGCGAATCAGCTGCGTCGCTACGCCCTGGTGATCGCCTGGGTTGCGGTGGTTGCCGGGCTGCTCGTCGCCATTGTCGCATTCAGCGCCTACTACACCGTGAGGCATTCGGTCGTGGGCCGGGACGTGCAGGTCCCGGATCTCTCGGGCCTGACGTCCGAGGAGGCGTCGGCGCTCCTCGCGGAGAAGGGGCTCGTCTTCGAGGAGGCGGCAGGACGCAACGACGAGCACGTCGAGATCGGACGCGTCCTGGCCCAGGACCCGCCGCCCGGGGCGTCGATCAAGCCGGAGCGCAAGGTCAAGGTCATCGTGAGCCTGGGGGACAAGGTCAGCTCGATCCCCGAGCTGCGCGGCGGGGCGGCGCGCAAGGCGCAGATCACCCTGCAGCAGCAGGGGATGAAGCTGGGCGACCAGATCTACGTGCACAGCGCGAGGGCGGAGGAGAACATGGTGATCGGCCAGGATCCGCTTCCGGAGGGGGCCGGCCTGCGGGATGCGAGGGTCACCCTTCTGGTCAGCAGCGGAGTGGCGCCGCGCACCTACATGATGCCGCGGCTCGCAGGCCGCGGCGAGAACGAGGCGGTGGCCTTCCTGTCGCGCGCCGGGCTGCGCGTGGCGCCGATGAAGCGCCAGGCGGGTACCGACGCGCCTCCGGGGACCATCGTGGCGCAGGATCCCGACTCCGGCTACCCGGTGCGCAGCGGCGATCTCGTCACCCTCACCGTGGCGGGAGGAGGCCCTGGCGGTGGCTAG
- the rpe gene encoding ribulose-phosphate 3-epimerase, with protein sequence MPETPALAPSILTADLGRLAQEIAAAEAGGARLFHLDVMDGHFVPNLTIGPMVVEAVNRATALPLDVHLMIEEPDRYIETFARAGADMISVHQEAVPHLHRTVRLIRESGAAAGVALNPSTPIAALEEILPELDYVLLMSVNPGFGGQRFIPSVLAKVSALRARIEQSGCVAKIEVDGGVGPDNIVPLLENGAQILVAGSAVFDGRDPQARARALVGLLEGGGRSGRASS encoded by the coding sequence CTGCCGGAGACGCCGGCTCTCGCCCCTTCGATCCTGACCGCCGACCTGGGCCGCCTCGCGCAGGAGATCGCCGCCGCGGAGGCGGGCGGGGCGCGGCTGTTCCACCTGGATGTCATGGACGGCCACTTCGTCCCGAACCTGACCATCGGCCCCATGGTCGTGGAGGCGGTCAACCGTGCCACCGCGCTCCCGCTCGACGTGCACCTCATGATCGAGGAGCCGGACCGCTACATCGAGACGTTCGCGAGGGCCGGCGCCGACATGATCTCCGTGCACCAGGAGGCGGTGCCGCACCTGCACCGGACGGTCCGGCTCATCCGGGAATCGGGCGCCGCCGCGGGCGTCGCCCTGAACCCCTCGACGCCGATCGCCGCGCTCGAGGAGATCCTCCCGGAGCTGGACTATGTCCTCCTCATGTCGGTGAACCCCGGATTCGGGGGGCAGCGCTTCATTCCCTCCGTCCTGGCGAAGGTCTCCGCCCTGCGAGCGCGCATCGAGCAGTCCGGCTGCGTCGCGAAGATCGAGGTCGACGGCGGCGTGGGTCCCGACAACATCGTGCCCCTTCTTGAGAACGGCGCGCAGATCCTGGTCGCGGGATCGGCGGTCTTCGACGGCCGCGATCCGCAGGCCCGGGCGCGGGCCCTCGTCGGTCTCCTCGAGGGCGGCGGACGATCCGGCCGGGCATCATCCTGA
- a CDS encoding thioesterase family protein has protein sequence MADVSGDGFVEVRVRYPEVDRMGVAHHSHHFVWFEIGRTELMRSRGVDYRRLEDEGLFLPVVEASCAYLAPARYDDRLRVHTRIELASGVRVAFSYRIERQPDGRLLATGSTRHAAVDRSGRPRRLPRTIRGLLA, from the coding sequence GTGGCGGACGTGTCCGGCGACGGGTTCGTCGAGGTGAGGGTGCGATACCCGGAGGTCGACCGCATGGGGGTGGCGCACCACTCCCACCATTTCGTCTGGTTCGAGATCGGGCGGACGGAGCTGATGCGGTCCCGCGGCGTCGACTACCGCCGCCTGGAGGACGAGGGGCTCTTCCTGCCGGTCGTCGAGGCCTCCTGCGCCTACCTTGCGCCGGCGCGCTACGACGATCGGCTGCGGGTGCACACGCGGATCGAGCTCGCGAGCGGCGTGCGGGTCGCCTTCTCCTACCGCATCGAGCGCCAGCCCGACGGGCGGCTCCTGGCCACCGGCAGCACGCGCCACGCCGCGGTCGATCGCAGCGGCCGCCCGCGCCGCCTTCCCCGGACGATCCGAGGGCTCCTCGCTTGA
- the bamD gene encoding outer membrane protein assembly factor BamD — translation MRTRGSTGARRGDRGAACVLLLSLAALGWLAPGCAAGRKSKKAEPLQPPLQVYQMAMAKMEKKRYYAARTLLQGVLPRVPPDDRDLLPKIQLAIADSFFKERGQLNYGEALNSYRTFLTYYPNHEAADRAQFMVGMSLFQQALSPDRDQALTYQAISEFKKVEAVYPTSPFIAQASQKLVECNDRLAEHERLVGRFYQKRKRYNAAIDRYRTILDKYPHYSRSDQVLFDLGSCLLRVGNRPEAEEFFSRLFQDRPAGKETEKARKLLAEFDQKQGKPARKDRKK, via the coding sequence TTGAGAACCAGGGGATCCACCGGGGCCCGGCGCGGCGACCGCGGCGCGGCCTGCGTCCTGCTCCTCTCGCTCGCCGCGCTGGGATGGCTCGCGCCGGGGTGCGCCGCCGGGCGCAAGAGCAAGAAGGCGGAGCCCCTGCAGCCGCCCCTCCAGGTGTACCAGATGGCGATGGCGAAGATGGAGAAGAAGCGCTACTACGCGGCCCGCACGCTGCTGCAGGGGGTCCTGCCGCGCGTCCCGCCGGACGATCGCGACCTCCTGCCGAAGATCCAGCTCGCGATCGCCGATTCCTTCTTCAAGGAACGGGGCCAGCTCAACTACGGGGAGGCGCTGAACTCCTACCGGACCTTCCTGACCTACTACCCGAACCACGAGGCGGCCGATCGGGCCCAGTTCATGGTCGGGATGTCGCTGTTCCAGCAGGCGCTGTCGCCGGACCGCGATCAGGCACTCACGTACCAGGCCATCAGCGAATTCAAGAAGGTCGAGGCGGTCTACCCGACAAGCCCCTTCATCGCGCAGGCGAGCCAGAAGCTCGTCGAGTGCAACGACCGCCTGGCCGAGCACGAGCGCCTGGTCGGCCGGTTCTACCAGAAGCGCAAGAGGTACAACGCGGCGATCGATCGCTACCGCACGATCCTGGACAAGTATCCGCACTACAGCAGGTCGGACCAGGTCCTCTTCGACCTGGGAAGCTGCCTGCTGCGGGTCGGGAACCGCCCGGAGGCGGAGGAGTTCTTCAGCCGCCTGTTCCAGGACAGGCCGGCCGGCAAGGAGACCGAAAAAGCCCGCAAGCTCCTGGCCGAGTTCGACCAGAAGCAGGGGAAGCCGGCGCGCAAGGACCGCAAGAAATGA
- a CDS encoding glycosyltransferase family 2 protein, with product MSPRPPLTVIVPTYNEEATLGDCLASVRFADEILVVDSFSTDATVRIAREAGARVLQHEYVYSARQKNWAIPQAAHEWVLLVDSDERVTPPLRDEILALLESGPRHDGYWILRANHFLGRRMRRCGWGTDRVIRLFRRDVSRYQDREVHAEIELPGPLPVLRHPLEHHSFRSFRQYWRKIQLYSEWGAAQLYKEGKRAGPVQILGRPITRFVKMYVIRLGFLEGVHGLVLSLLGAFTVYLKYARLWEMRILKGAVEVPAQVEAGGPLAREQIGRLVDEERRAPAQPR from the coding sequence ATGAGCCCGCGGCCGCCCCTCACGGTCATCGTCCCGACCTACAACGAGGAGGCGACGCTGGGTGACTGCCTCGCGTCGGTGCGCTTCGCGGACGAGATCCTGGTCGTCGATTCGTTCTCGACCGACGCGACCGTGCGCATCGCCCGCGAGGCCGGGGCCCGTGTCCTGCAGCACGAGTACGTCTACTCGGCGCGCCAGAAGAACTGGGCCATCCCGCAGGCGGCCCACGAATGGGTCCTCCTGGTCGACTCCGACGAGCGGGTCACGCCTCCGCTGCGCGACGAGATCCTCGCCCTCCTGGAGTCCGGGCCGCGACATGACGGCTACTGGATCCTCAGGGCCAATCACTTCCTGGGCCGGCGCATGCGTCGCTGCGGCTGGGGGACCGACCGGGTCATCCGCCTGTTCCGCAGGGACGTGTCACGGTACCAGGATCGGGAGGTGCACGCCGAGATCGAGCTTCCGGGGCCGCTGCCGGTCCTGCGGCACCCGCTCGAGCACCACTCGTTCCGCTCGTTCCGGCAATACTGGCGCAAGATTCAGCTCTACAGCGAGTGGGGCGCGGCGCAGCTCTACAAGGAAGGGAAACGGGCGGGCCCGGTCCAGATCCTCGGCCGTCCGATCACGCGCTTCGTCAAGATGTACGTCATCCGGCTGGGCTTCCTCGAGGGGGTGCACGGCCTGGTGCTGTCGCTCCTCGGCGCCTTCACCGTCTACCTCAAGTACGCGCGTCTGTGGGAGATGCGCATCCTGAAGGGAGCGGTCGAGGTCCCGGCGCAGGTCGAGGCCGGCGGGCCGCTGGCGCGCGAGCAGATCGGGCGGCTGGTGGACGAGGAACGCCGCGCGCCCGCGCAGCCCCGGTGA
- a CDS encoding glycosyltransferase, which produces MNPRTILHLNTEAGWRGGEAQTLRLAAGLRDRGLRCLIVGVPGGELVRRAAAAGLEVVPMPMRGELDLVAARGLARLVREERVDLLHGHTAHAVTLGTLGTLARRRRPATVAARRLSFPLRRALLGRFKYSFHVDRVIAVSEAIRRLLVRQGLDPARVVTVHSGIDPDRFGRGDCRRFRESLRPVLGAEADGTFLIGTAGHLAAHKGIDLFLAAAAGAAAEVPEARFLVIGRGEGENVLRQDVGRLGLEGRVVFAGFRDDMPDVFAGLDLFVLASTSGEGSPAVLKEAMAAGTPVIATSLDGIEEIIEDARHGLLVPPGNAPALARAMVLLARDPALRSRYAAAAKGRVGEFTADRMVEGTLAVYRSIERAD; this is translated from the coding sequence GTGAACCCCAGGACCATCCTGCACCTCAACACCGAAGCCGGCTGGCGCGGCGGCGAGGCGCAGACGCTGCGGCTGGCGGCGGGACTGAGGGATCGCGGCCTGCGCTGCCTGATCGTCGGCGTGCCGGGCGGCGAGCTGGTGCGGCGGGCGGCGGCCGCGGGCCTCGAGGTCGTCCCGATGCCGATGCGCGGCGAGCTCGATCTCGTGGCGGCCCGCGGGCTGGCGCGCCTCGTCCGCGAGGAAAGGGTCGACCTGCTGCACGGCCACACGGCGCACGCGGTGACGCTCGGGACCCTGGGGACGCTGGCCCGGCGCCGCCGGCCGGCGACGGTGGCGGCGCGACGCCTGTCGTTCCCGCTTCGCCGCGCGCTCCTGGGGCGTTTCAAGTACTCCTTCCACGTCGACCGGGTGATCGCCGTCTCCGAGGCCATCCGCCGGCTCCTGGTGCGCCAGGGGCTCGACCCGGCGCGCGTCGTCACCGTGCACTCCGGCATCGATCCCGATCGCTTCGGCCGCGGCGATTGCCGGCGCTTCCGGGAATCGCTCCGTCCCGTTCTCGGAGCGGAGGCGGACGGGACCTTCCTGATCGGCACGGCCGGCCACCTGGCGGCCCACAAGGGGATCGACCTGTTCCTCGCGGCGGCGGCCGGGGCCGCGGCGGAAGTTCCGGAGGCGCGCTTCCTGGTCATCGGGCGCGGCGAGGGGGAGAATGTCCTCAGGCAGGACGTCGGGCGTCTCGGCCTGGAGGGACGGGTGGTGTTCGCGGGATTTCGCGACGACATGCCGGACGTGTTCGCGGGGCTCGACCTGTTCGTCCTCGCCTCCACCTCGGGGGAGGGCTCGCCGGCGGTGCTGAAGGAGGCCATGGCGGCAGGCACGCCGGTGATCGCCACCTCGCTTGACGGCATCGAGGAGATCATCGAGGATGCGCGCCACGGCCTCCTGGTCCCTCCCGGGAACGCTCCCGCGCTGGCGCGGGCCATGGTCCTCCTGGCGCGGGACCCGGCCCTGAGGTCGCGCTACGCGGCGGCGGCGAAGGGCAGGGTCGGGGAATTCACGGCGGACAGGATGGTCGAGGGGACACTGGCAGTCTACCGATCGATCGAGCGCGCGGACTGA
- a CDS encoding radical SAM/SPASM domain-containing protein, translating to MGALKINRYYMDRPGDPARVRLWNRLTRRPIPSFPRTIQIQTFTGCNADCIFCPYGATSDSQPRGRMPPGLFRRIVDEAAHYGVRRISPYLMNEPLMDRDLFDKVRYIHATIPDCKVVVTSNGHFLTPPVVDALLSLGGGLHELYVSFQGIDRESYGTTMRGSMDFDRTLANVNHFIDEQRRRGLDRPRLWITMVDTSVIDARQAVAYWRARGVASKYTTLENRGGNIRNAERFSRTKAMSYYTTCTRLFKQAYIMFNGDMVLCCVDYSREQVLGNITHRSIHDVWNGPVASEIRRRYLAQEFGGLPLCGNCKIDEVREVATEPDGTQRIGAAEVLEEA from the coding sequence ATGGGCGCCCTGAAGATCAACAGGTATTACATGGATCGGCCGGGCGATCCCGCCCGGGTGCGTCTCTGGAACAGACTGACACGCCGGCCGATCCCGTCCTTTCCCAGGACCATCCAGATCCAGACGTTCACCGGCTGCAACGCCGACTGCATCTTCTGCCCCTACGGGGCGACCAGCGACTCCCAGCCCAGGGGAAGGATGCCGCCCGGGCTGTTCCGCCGGATCGTCGACGAGGCGGCGCACTACGGCGTGCGGCGCATCAGCCCGTACCTGATGAACGAGCCGCTGATGGACCGTGACCTGTTCGACAAGGTCCGCTACATTCACGCCACGATTCCGGACTGCAAGGTGGTGGTCACGTCGAACGGGCACTTCCTGACGCCGCCCGTGGTCGACGCCCTCCTGTCGCTCGGCGGCGGCCTGCACGAGCTCTACGTTTCGTTCCAGGGGATCGACCGGGAGTCGTACGGGACGACGATGAGGGGGAGCATGGACTTCGACCGCACCCTGGCCAACGTCAACCACTTCATCGACGAGCAGCGCCGGCGCGGCCTCGATCGCCCCAGGCTCTGGATCACCATGGTCGACACCTCGGTCATCGACGCGCGCCAGGCCGTCGCCTACTGGCGCGCGCGCGGCGTCGCCTCGAAGTACACCACGCTCGAGAACCGCGGCGGCAACATCCGGAACGCCGAACGCTTCAGCCGCACGAAGGCCATGTCGTACTACACGACGTGCACGCGCCTGTTCAAGCAGGCCTACATCATGTTCAACGGCGACATGGTCCTCTGCTGCGTCGATTACAGCCGCGAGCAGGTGCTCGGCAACATCACGCACCGATCGATCCACGACGTCTGGAACGGCCCGGTGGCGAGCGAGATCCGCCGTCGCTACCTGGCGCAGGAGTTCGGCGGCCTTCCCCTGTGCGGCAACTGCAAAATCGACGAGGTCCGCGAAGTCGCGACCGAGCCGGACGGCACCCAGCGGATCGGCGCGGCGGAAGTCCTGGAAGAGGCCTGA
- a CDS encoding DUF72 domain-containing protein, translating into MVRVGIAGWDYRDWAGVVYPDPSPRRFDRLAFLCSFFDVIEINSTFYRQPAAKAARSWASRVSSESSFRFTAKLFQIFTHAPSGSLTLRDRAAGASGDLDLRGEARTYLAGIAPLLEARRLGAVLMQFPQAFHDRPESRAHLETVARLLPGLPLVAEFRHRSWDNAGALAFLRNLGVGFCNIDQPALGGTLPPTAHVTSRVAYVRLHGRNAANWFRETGRGPGPHPTASPVAARYDYLYSMEELRPWVERIRSIAAGAEEVFVIANNHYRGKGPANALMIKSSLSMGSVKAPAGLVAAYTDLKTMAEPVEAPRARSPRQGRLF; encoded by the coding sequence GTGGTCCGAGTCGGCATCGCGGGATGGGATTACCGGGATTGGGCCGGCGTCGTTTATCCGGACCCGTCTCCGCGGCGCTTCGATCGTCTCGCGTTTCTCTGCAGCTTTTTCGATGTCATCGAAATCAATTCCACCTTCTACCGCCAGCCCGCGGCGAAGGCGGCGCGGTCCTGGGCAAGTCGCGTGTCTTCAGAGAGTTCGTTCCGGTTCACGGCGAAGCTCTTCCAGATCTTCACGCACGCGCCGAGCGGCTCGCTGACGTTGCGGGACCGGGCCGCCGGAGCATCCGGAGACCTCGATCTGCGCGGCGAGGCGCGCACCTACCTGGCGGGGATCGCCCCGTTGCTCGAAGCCCGCCGGCTCGGAGCGGTGCTCATGCAGTTCCCGCAGGCGTTCCATGACCGCCCCGAGAGCCGTGCCCACCTCGAGACGGTCGCGAGGCTCCTGCCCGGCCTTCCCCTGGTTGCCGAATTCCGGCACCGCAGCTGGGACAACGCGGGGGCGCTCGCTTTCCTGCGGAACCTCGGTGTCGGATTCTGCAACATCGACCAGCCGGCGCTGGGGGGGACCCTGCCGCCCACGGCGCACGTGACATCCCGCGTCGCCTATGTCCGCCTGCACGGCAGGAACGCCGCGAACTGGTTCCGGGAAACGGGGCGCGGCCCCGGGCCGCATCCCACCGCGTCCCCCGTCGCCGCGCGCTACGACTACCTTTACTCCATGGAGGAGCTGCGGCCGTGGGTGGAGCGGATCCGATCGATCGCCGCGGGGGCGGAGGAGGTCTTCGTCATCGCCAACAACCACTACCGCGGCAAGGGGCCGGCGAATGCCCTGATGATCAAGAGCTCCCTGTCGATGGGGAGCGTCAAGGCCCCCGCCGGGCTCGTCGCCGCCTACACCGATTTGAAGACGATGGCCGAGCCGGTCGAGGCTCCTCGAGCCAGGTCGCCCCGGCAGGGGAGGCTGTTCTAG
- a CDS encoding CarD family transcriptional regulator yields MEIKEFKIGDKVVYPNHGLGIIEQIEKRSMGDRMEEFLTLRIVANDSTVMVPRSNTTNVGLRRVVTKKEVEDVFDVLKDTKITLYDDWKGRFQENSDKMRTGSITEVARVFKSLSHLAIQKNLSYRERRMLDKAKYLIVSEIAEVERLTVEQVESKIDRAVARGIKQVKDK; encoded by the coding sequence TTGGAAATCAAGGAATTCAAGATCGGCGACAAGGTTGTCTATCCGAACCATGGTCTCGGTATTATCGAACAGATCGAGAAGCGATCGATGGGCGACAGGATGGAGGAGTTCCTCACCCTGCGCATCGTCGCCAACGACAGCACGGTCATGGTCCCCCGCAGCAACACCACCAATGTCGGGCTGCGCCGCGTCGTCACGAAGAAAGAGGTCGAGGACGTCTTCGACGTCCTCAAGGACACCAAGATCACCCTCTATGACGACTGGAAGGGGCGCTTCCAGGAAAACTCCGACAAGATGCGGACGGGGTCCATCACCGAGGTCGCGCGAGTCTTCAAGAGTCTCAGCCATCTCGCCATCCAGAAGAACCTGTCCTATCGCGAGCGGCGCATGCTCGACAAGGCCAAGTACCTGATCGTCAGCGAGATCGCCGAGGTGGAACGGCTGACCGTCGAGCAGGTCGAATCCAAGATCGACCGCGCCGTCGCCCGCGGCATCAAGCAGGTCAAGGACAAGTAG